From Coraliomargarita sinensis:
ATCGGCGAGCCGGTGGGGCGCGATACTGCCGCCGCCGTTGGGTTGGCCGCAGTTCTGGTGCGGCGCGAAGATCCTGATGCGACCTTTGCCATGCTGCCCGCCGATGCCGTTATTCATGATGCCAGTGGCCTATGTGCCACGCTGGAAACCGCTTTTCAGGCCGCCGAGTCGCAGCCCGTGCTGGCCACCATCGGCATCACCGCCGCGTTTCCGGCGACCGGCTACGGTTACATCCAGCAAGGGGATAAGTTGGGCGACTACGGCGATCGCGAGGTCTTTAACGTCAAACGCTTTGTCGAGAAGCCGGATGAGGCAACCGCTAAGAGCTATCTGGCGTCGGGTGACTACTTTTGGAATGCCGGTATGTTTATCTGGTCGGTGTCTTCGATTGTCGCCGAATTGGAAAAGAGCACGCCGTCACTATGGAGCGCGCTTCAAGCCATTGATCGGGGACTTGAGTCCGGTCAGGATCTTGATGCCTTGCTTGCCGAATATTACCCAAGCCTGGAGAAAATTTCCGTCGACTACGCGATCATCGAAAAGGCAAGCAATGTTGTCATGGTTGAGTCAGGTTTCGACTGGGACGATGTGGGCGAGTGGCCCGCCGTGGCCCGTCACTATCCGGAAGACGACGCCGGTAATGTCGTTCGCGGCAGCGCCGAGCTCAAGGATGCCAAGGAGAATATTATTTATTCTCAGGACGAGGACCATCTTGTTGCCTTACTCGGCGTCGAGGATTTGATCGTGGTCAGGACCGACGATGCCACGCTGGTCTGCCATAAGGACAAAGCCCAGGATCTCAAGGATCTGGTGAAAACGATTGGTACCAAAGAAGCCTACCGGAAACTCATGTAATTAATGGATGATGGGTGAAGATGGATGGACGTTCGAGAAAGTTAAACATTCAACGCTGAATATTTTAAGGAGGCGCATACCCTATTTCTCTGACCTCTGACCTCTGACCTCTGACCTCTGACCTCTGACCTCTGACCTCTGACCTCTGACCTCTGACCTCTGACCTCTGACCATGAATACACTCGGCATCGATTGGGGTGAAAAACGTATCGGCCTGGCTTTTGTCGACGAATTGGGCATCGCCCTGCCGCTTTCGGCCGCAGTGGCGGCATCCAAGAAGGAGCGCATGCAGCAGATCGAATCCGTTATCCGGCAGCGGCGGGTGCAGCGTCTGGTGGTGGGCTACCCTCTGAATATGGATGGCTCGGTCGGCTTCAAGGCCAAGGAAGTGGACAGCTTTATCGAAGAACTGGAGAAGCGCTTCAAACTACCGATTCATCGCG
This genomic window contains:
- the ruvX gene encoding Holliday junction resolvase RuvX; the encoded protein is MNTLGIDWGEKRIGLAFVDELGIALPLSAAVAASKKERMQQIESVIRQRRVQRLVVGYPLNMDGSVGFKAKEVDSFIEELEKRFKLPIHRVDERLSSHSVEQGLKGQKKKPDRKSGEIDSRAAALILQDFIEEQNLNS
- a CDS encoding mannose-1-phosphate guanylyltransferase, which translates into the protein MSKRYVVIMAGGRGERFWPVSRLARPKQLLPIVGEKAMLTQTVDRLSGLVAPKDFFVITNTEQRDAVLEVCPDLDPAKVIGEPVGRDTAAAVGLAAVLVRREDPDATFAMLPADAVIHDASGLCATLETAFQAAESQPVLATIGITAAFPATGYGYIQQGDKLGDYGDREVFNVKRFVEKPDEATAKSYLASGDYFWNAGMFIWSVSSIVAELEKSTPSLWSALQAIDRGLESGQDLDALLAEYYPSLEKISVDYAIIEKASNVVMVESGFDWDDVGEWPAVARHYPEDDAGNVVRGSAELKDAKENIIYSQDEDHLVALLGVEDLIVVRTDDATLVCHKDKAQDLKDLVKTIGTKEAYRKLM